Proteins from one Phyllobacterium zundukense genomic window:
- the addA gene encoding double-strand break repair helicase AddA, which translates to MKTPRNIPSETIANQNKAADPKDSVWVSANAGSGKTHVLTERVIRLLLDGTDPSKILCLTYTKAAAAVMQNRVFARLSDWATLDEGALAQTIEQIDGNRPGPKRLAQARRLFARALETPGGLKIQTIHAFCEAILHQFPLEANIAGHFELMDDMMQVALVGEARRQLLQAARLDHNTELAAAFADVLDAAGEFGLQQLLDEAVNKRHDLTQFIGEVGHDDLRRQAFYSHFGFQGDETEDSILSTLWPVDEFDHSMLSGILQIQKSATRAQEFALILLHAKVNEQIDQREEALRAAFLKATGDPKSGSYIATKGVTDRYPDFIDRYDQAAQRAFQGLDRLKQWRLLRLTLSALVLIDDLIGRYQHMKKTHGLLDFDDLIVRTVRLLSRQDAGPWVQYKLDKGIDHILVDEAQDTSPNQWRVIRLLSAEFFAGRSARDIRRTLFAVGDEKQSIYSFQGAVPEDFAKHGRETERNTRQSELSFERVNLNFSFRSAPDVLSAVDKVFARPEANRGFGREHGPTVHTAIRDHDPGEVQIWDMITPENAPQEDDWRKPVDSLPAPPVRLAEQIAKTIDSSLRSGEVLEGQGRRLEARDIMVLVRKRDQFMPALSRELKKRQVPVAGADRLKLTNHIAIKDLVALGRFMLLPSDDLSLAALLKSPLFKWNDEQLFDLAYGRAEHETLYQRLKARADDDLIASATAQRLQSWRNRADTVPVFEFYAEILGPGGARRDLLARLGHEAGDVIDEFQNYAVATEKTGLPGLQAFLETLDAATPEIKRELDQSRNEVRIMTVHAAKGLEAAVVFLVDSGSAASAGGRTPNLLSFELQEKDGWQGPGFLFVPGKTYATAFTGAIVDNLKVRAEEEYRRLLYVGMTRAEDRLIVCGYRGPRQASETWHGLVEAALGELSEPFQHPVEAVVARRYRVTERTHSPIDQPATPSAARAEPFPTAYRSPMPREAGLPRPLAPSGVSVLIEPDDEAPAMIGSPVLTSDGGDPSFAIRRGTVIHALLQTLPNLPAGQRVPAAERYLSRAASDWPRQEIEDVLQSVLGVIDDPRYAPVFASGSLAEVAIMGTLHLRGKDHAVSGVIDRLSADEKRVLIVDYKTNRPPPSTLAKVPEAYVAQLALYRQLLEPLYPGKVVEAALLFTEGPHLIDIPADAMRDALGRMV; encoded by the coding sequence ATGAAGACGCCGCGCAACATCCCGAGCGAAACAATTGCCAATCAAAACAAGGCGGCCGATCCGAAGGATTCCGTCTGGGTTTCGGCAAATGCCGGATCAGGGAAGACGCATGTCCTGACGGAACGCGTCATTCGCCTGCTGCTTGACGGAACCGATCCCTCCAAGATCCTTTGCTTGACCTATACCAAGGCAGCGGCAGCGGTCATGCAGAACCGCGTTTTTGCGCGATTGTCCGATTGGGCAACATTGGACGAAGGTGCGTTGGCCCAGACCATCGAGCAGATCGATGGCAATCGCCCCGGGCCGAAGCGGCTGGCACAAGCGCGCCGTCTGTTTGCACGGGCGCTGGAAACGCCGGGCGGCCTCAAGATTCAAACCATCCACGCCTTTTGCGAAGCGATCCTCCATCAGTTCCCGCTCGAGGCCAATATTGCGGGTCATTTCGAATTGATGGATGACATGATGCAGGTTGCGCTGGTCGGCGAAGCGCGCCGTCAATTGTTGCAGGCGGCGCGCCTTGACCATAACACGGAGCTTGCCGCTGCTTTTGCCGATGTGCTCGATGCCGCCGGAGAATTTGGTCTGCAGCAACTGCTCGACGAGGCAGTAAACAAACGGCATGATCTGACACAATTTATCGGCGAAGTCGGTCACGATGATCTGCGCCGCCAGGCTTTCTATTCGCACTTTGGCTTCCAAGGCGACGAGACCGAAGACAGTATCCTGTCGACGCTTTGGCCGGTGGACGAATTCGATCACTCGATGTTGTCCGGCATTCTGCAGATACAAAAGAGCGCGACGCGGGCGCAAGAATTTGCGCTGATTCTGCTTCATGCAAAGGTTAACGAACAGATCGATCAACGTGAGGAAGCACTGCGGGCGGCCTTCCTGAAAGCGACAGGTGATCCCAAAAGCGGTTCCTATATCGCGACCAAGGGGGTGACTGACCGTTATCCGGATTTTATCGATCGTTACGATCAAGCGGCGCAACGCGCATTCCAGGGGTTGGACCGCCTTAAACAATGGCGCTTGCTTCGCCTTACCCTGTCAGCCTTGGTTCTGATTGACGATCTGATCGGCCGCTATCAGCACATGAAAAAGACGCATGGTCTGCTCGATTTCGATGATCTGATTGTGCGTACAGTCAGATTGCTGTCGCGTCAGGATGCTGGACCATGGGTACAATACAAGCTCGACAAGGGTATCGATCATATTCTGGTCGATGAGGCGCAGGATACAAGCCCCAATCAATGGCGCGTCATTCGTCTGCTCAGCGCGGAATTTTTTGCCGGCAGATCCGCCCGCGACATCCGGCGCACATTGTTTGCCGTGGGTGACGAAAAGCAATCCATTTATTCGTTTCAGGGCGCTGTTCCTGAGGATTTTGCCAAGCATGGCAGGGAGACCGAAAGGAACACCAGGCAATCTGAATTGAGTTTTGAGCGTGTCAATCTCAACTTCTCGTTTCGCTCGGCCCCCGATGTTTTGTCTGCCGTCGATAAAGTTTTTGCGCGGCCCGAGGCCAATCGTGGCTTCGGGCGGGAACACGGCCCGACTGTCCATACGGCCATTCGCGATCATGATCCCGGCGAGGTCCAGATATGGGATATGATCACGCCTGAAAACGCGCCCCAGGAAGATGATTGGCGCAAACCCGTGGATAGCCTGCCTGCCCCACCCGTTCGGCTCGCTGAGCAGATAGCCAAGACGATAGATAGCTCGCTAAGGAGTGGTGAAGTACTTGAGGGGCAGGGTCGGCGTCTTGAAGCGCGAGACATCATGGTGCTGGTGCGCAAGCGCGATCAGTTCATGCCAGCGTTGTCGCGTGAGCTGAAAAAACGGCAGGTCCCGGTCGCCGGCGCTGACAGGTTGAAGCTCACGAACCACATTGCCATCAAGGATCTGGTGGCACTCGGCCGGTTCATGCTGCTGCCATCCGACGATCTGTCCCTTGCAGCATTGTTGAAGAGCCCGTTGTTCAAGTGGAATGATGAACAACTGTTTGACCTCGCCTATGGCCGGGCGGAGCATGAAACACTCTACCAAAGGTTGAAGGCGCGCGCCGACGATGATCTGATCGCGAGTGCAACGGCGCAACGATTGCAGAGTTGGCGCAATCGGGCCGACACCGTACCGGTGTTCGAGTTTTATGCGGAGATCCTGGGGCCGGGAGGCGCCAGACGCGATCTGTTGGCAAGACTTGGCCATGAAGCCGGTGATGTCATCGACGAGTTTCAAAACTATGCGGTTGCTACGGAAAAGACTGGCCTCCCCGGACTTCAGGCATTCCTTGAAACGCTTGATGCCGCAACCCCCGAGATAAAACGCGAACTCGATCAGAGCCGCAATGAAGTTCGCATCATGACGGTACACGCGGCCAAGGGGCTGGAGGCGGCCGTCGTCTTCCTGGTCGATTCCGGCAGTGCGGCGTCAGCAGGCGGGCGAACGCCGAATTTGCTGTCTTTCGAGCTGCAGGAAAAAGATGGCTGGCAAGGTCCAGGTTTTCTCTTCGTCCCCGGCAAGACCTATGCAACCGCCTTCACGGGGGCAATCGTCGATAATCTGAAAGTTCGCGCCGAAGAAGAGTATCGCCGGCTTCTCTATGTGGGGATGACGCGCGCCGAGGATCGCTTGATCGTGTGCGGCTATCGCGGACCACGGCAGGCATCCGAAACATGGCATGGTTTGGTCGAAGCCGCGCTGGGTGAATTAAGCGAACCATTCCAGCATCCCGTAGAAGCTGTGGTCGCCAGGCGTTATCGCGTGACGGAGCGCACTCACTCGCCGATCGATCAACCTGCCACCCCATCCGCAGCACGTGCCGAACCATTTCCAACGGCCTATCGCTCTCCCATGCCGCGAGAAGCCGGCCTGCCAAGACCGCTTGCGCCATCCGGCGTCTCGGTCTTGATCGAACCAGATGACGAAGCACCCGCAATGATCGGCTCACCAGTACTGACAAGTGATGGGGGTGATCCGTCGTTCGCGATCCGCCGAGGAACGGTCATCCACGCCTTGTTGCAGACCCTGCCGAACTTGCCCGCCGGGCAACGGGTCCCAGCTGCGGAACGCTACCTTTCGCGCGCGGCCTCCGACTGGCCCCGCCAAGAAATCGAAGATGTCTTGCAATCGGTCCTCGGCGTTATAGATGATCCACGCTATGCACCGGTTTTCGCATCAGGTTCGCTCGCAGAAGTGGCGATCATGGGAACGCTGCATCTGCGCGGCAAGGATCACGCCGTTTCGGGTGTGATCGACAGGCTGTCAGCCGATGAAAAGCGGGTGCTCATCGTGGATTACAAGACAAACCGGCCACCGCCGAGCACTCTCGCCAAGGTTCCGGAGGCGTATGTCGCGCAGCTCGCCCTTTACCGCCAATTGCTGGAGCCGCTTTATCCAGGCAAGGTTGTGGAGGCTGCGCTGCTCTTCACCGAAGGTCCGCACCTGATCGATATCCCCGCCGATGCGATGCGCGACGCACTCGGTCGGATGGTGTGA